The proteins below are encoded in one region of Sedimentibacter sp. zth1:
- a CDS encoding response regulator transcription factor, with protein MKVLLVDNELISVKNLKYSLEQDEYEVVSVFEGKEALNIIATEEFDIIILELILPDFDGLEVCQKIREKYNIPIIILSSKNEDMNKILGLEYGADDYLTKPYNILELKARIKAILRRTKFNNQKPNEQTILADDFVINTLGRKVSIGSKNINLTAKEFDLLLLLATNPGKIYSREELLEIIWGYEYFGDLRTVDVHIRRLREKIEKDSHNYEYILTKWGSGYYFRNKK; from the coding sequence TTGAACAGGACGAATATGAAGTTGTATCTGTATTTGAAGGTAAGGAGGCACTAAATATTATTGCAACTGAAGAATTTGACATTATCATACTAGAATTGATCTTACCTGATTTTGATGGTTTGGAAGTATGCCAAAAAATAAGAGAAAAATATAATATACCAATAATTATTTTAAGTTCAAAAAATGAAGATATGAATAAAATTTTAGGTTTAGAATACGGAGCGGATGATTATTTAACTAAACCATACAATATTTTAGAATTAAAAGCAAGAATAAAAGCAATACTCAGAAGAACTAAATTTAATAACCAAAAGCCAAATGAGCAAACAATACTTGCAGATGATTTTGTAATTAATACATTAGGTAGAAAAGTTAGCATTGGTAGTAAGAATATTAATTTGACTGCAAAGGAATTTGATTTATTGCTTTTACTTGCTACAAATCCAGGTAAAATCTATTCAAGAGAGGAGCTTTTAGAAATAATTTGGGGATATGAGTATTTTGGAGATTTAAGAACAGTAGATGTTCATATTAGAAGACTAAGAGAAAAAATAGAAAAAGATTCACATAACTATGAATATATACTGACAAAATGGGGCTCAGGATATTATTTTAGAAATAAGAAGTAA
- a CDS encoding VirD4-like conjugal transfer protein, CD1115 family: MNDEYYKFTKYSKSQQETRWADINEIKANTSFIKITDKNYSAAGLPIISDGNNVWVDNTDTHSLIFGSTGSKKSRLFCMPMINIMAGAGESFVVTDPKGELFDHTSGFVNDHGYNVVVLNYRDLNFGDTWNPLALPYELYHSGYTDDAVARINDFVNVISEPLTKNTKDLFWVNAARSVATAILLLMLDECSEEECNLKTFTRFCVEFSKTTDNFMFNIPNGSTNDDNKNYLTLLMNEADNENIAYLNYFGISGSSDKARGDIQSTLFTLIQVFMTQDKLIRNMSSNSFDVRKIGKEKTAIYIIVPDEKSTYHFIATTFVKQCYETLIQEAQNNKSRKLDIRVNFVLDEFANLPALPDMPSMITAARSRNMRFFLVIQSVHQLEKKYNDDAQTIKGNCDNWVFLASKEVLLLEEVSKLSGKLHYGDNFEYETPLISISQLQRLNKQRGEALVFNCRQYPIISELADIDEYSFKKTKPFEMSKISSKLPISISPKKMYEDIKNGIKHIPFK, from the coding sequence ATGAATGATGAATATTATAAATTCACCAAATACTCTAAATCACAGCAAGAAACAAGATGGGCAGATATTAATGAAATAAAAGCAAATACATCTTTTATAAAAATTACAGATAAGAACTATTCAGCTGCAGGACTTCCTATAATTAGTGATGGTAATAATGTATGGGTAGACAATACAGATACTCATAGTTTGATTTTTGGCTCAACTGGTTCTAAAAAATCACGCTTGTTTTGCATGCCAATGATAAATATTATGGCAGGAGCTGGAGAATCATTTGTCGTTACAGATCCAAAAGGCGAACTGTTTGATCATACTTCAGGTTTTGTGAATGATCATGGCTATAATGTTGTTGTTTTAAATTATAGAGATTTAAACTTTGGGGATACTTGGAATCCATTAGCTCTACCTTATGAATTATATCACAGTGGGTATACAGATGATGCAGTAGCTAGAATAAATGATTTTGTAAATGTAATATCTGAGCCGCTTACTAAAAATACTAAGGATTTATTTTGGGTAAATGCTGCACGTTCTGTAGCAACTGCCATATTGCTTTTAATGCTTGATGAGTGTAGTGAAGAGGAATGCAATCTTAAAACCTTCACAAGGTTTTGTGTTGAATTTTCAAAGACTACTGATAATTTTATGTTCAATATTCCGAATGGTAGCACAAATGATGATAATAAAAATTATTTAACTTTACTAATGAATGAAGCCGACAATGAAAATATAGCCTATTTAAACTATTTTGGTATTAGTGGTTCAAGTGATAAGGCAAGAGGGGATATACAATCTACGTTATTTACTCTTATCCAGGTTTTTATGACTCAAGATAAACTTATAAGGAACATGTCAAGTAATAGTTTTGATGTTAGAAAAATTGGAAAAGAAAAAACAGCGATATATATTATTGTACCAGATGAGAAAAGTACATATCATTTTATTGCCACAACCTTTGTAAAACAATGCTATGAAACGTTAATACAAGAAGCACAAAATAATAAAAGTAGAAAGCTCGATATTAGAGTTAATTTTGTTTTAGACGAATTCGCAAACCTTCCAGCACTTCCGGATATGCCTTCAATGATTACAGCAGCAAGAAGTCGTAATATGAGATTTTTCTTAGTAATTCAGAGCGTACATCAATTAGAAAAGAAATATAATGATGATGCGCAGACTATAAAAGGAAATTGTGATAATTGGGTGTTCTTGGCAAGTAAAGAAGTTCTTCTTTTAGAAGAGGTAAGTAAATTAAGTGGTAAACTCCACTATGGAGACAACTTTGAATATGAAACTCCACTTATTTCAATTTCACAGCTTCAAAGATTAAATAAGCAAAGAGGAGAAGCCTTAGTATTTAATTGTAGGCAATATCCTATTATTTCTGAACTAGCTGATATTGATGAGTATAGCTTTAAAAAAACTAAACCATTTGAGATGTCTAAAATTTCAAGTAAACTACCAATAAGTATTAGTCCGAAAAAAATGTATGAAGATATAAAAAATGGAATAAAACATATACCTTTTAAATAA
- a CDS encoding universal stress protein UspA has product MQKNIMVCVTQQRTCEKLIRTGYELYKKDLIDDNNALYVIHVVNENDKLLFNLSDGDALEYLFEITKELGADLVIKRSKDVIASLVDFAMDKNITHIVIGNTTGITASRNFEQKLRKKISSVKFIS; this is encoded by the coding sequence ATGCAAAAAAATATAATGGTTTGTGTGACACAACAGAGAACTTGCGAAAAACTTATAAGAACTGGGTATGAGTTGTATAAAAAGGATTTAATTGATGACAATAATGCATTATATGTAATTCACGTTGTAAATGAAAATGACAAACTTTTATTTAATTTAAGTGATGGTGATGCTCTAGAATATTTATTTGAGATAACTAAAGAGTTGGGTGCAGATTTAGTGATTAAGAGGTCAAAGGATGTAATAGCATCTTTAGTAGATTTTGCAATGGATAAGAATATAACACATATTGTTATAGGTAACACAACAGGTATTACAGCATCAAGAAATTTTGAACAAAAGCTTAGAAAAAAAATAAGTAGTGTAAAATTTATATCGTAA
- a CDS encoding YkvA family protein codes for MSIFMRLRLMIKFLFDKNIPLRDKWWIILPAIYIISPIDLIPFPILGFSLIDDLVVLIFTLHMIQNKTQKYYGDNTTESKKTKKDLHGKEIIEDVEYKVDDNK; via the coding sequence ATGAGTATTTTTATGAGATTGAGATTAATGATTAAATTTTTATTTGACAAAAACATACCACTAAGAGACAAATGGTGGATAATTTTACCTGCCATTTATATTATAAGTCCGATAGATTTAATTCCATTTCCGATTTTGGGATTCTCATTAATAGATGACTTAGTAGTACTTATTTTTACTTTACATATGATTCAAAATAAAACTCAAAAGTATTATGGAGATAATACAACTGAAAGTAAAAAGACAAAAAAAGATTTACATGGTAAAGAAATTATTGAAGATGTAGAATATAAAGTTGATGATAATAAGTAA